The following coding sequences are from one Paenibacillus sp. JDR-2 window:
- a CDS encoding ABC transporter substrate-binding protein has translation MIQTNRTGHVTRWRGSVLLLLVLLLAIAASACGNNGNSANNTEASPGASANSQASPEEKQTQVIKHGYGETEIPLHPKRIAVIGLEDVMLSLGAPLVYAYGFDGYYLYDQLKEQNIQLSNSSDLTPNLEAILETQPDLIVLQQYFTDEKGYQELSKIAPTIAFKPDDWKTSITEIGKALGLEDKAQEVIKASEDKIASAKGEIVSAVGEDKSVLYIRPSDKDLQVFFPSFMPLLYEKLGLKPDVSVADFQKEAEDDWGVNTSLEKLPSIKADYVFAIYGGSISSQEDYEKEVAAQSEVEKLQVWKAMPAVQQNHVFKVSARTWMSSGPIAEGHIIDDTVAAVTGKK, from the coding sequence ATGATTCAAACAAACAGAACGGGACATGTCACAAGATGGCGGGGTTCGGTATTGCTGCTGCTTGTCCTGCTTCTTGCAATAGCCGCGAGCGCATGCGGGAATAACGGGAATTCGGCGAACAACACGGAGGCATCCCCTGGCGCATCCGCCAACTCGCAGGCATCGCCGGAAGAGAAGCAAACGCAAGTCATTAAGCATGGCTACGGCGAGACGGAAATTCCTCTTCATCCGAAGCGCATTGCCGTTATCGGATTGGAAGATGTCATGCTCTCCCTTGGCGCACCGCTCGTTTATGCTTACGGGTTCGACGGCTATTATCTTTACGATCAATTAAAGGAGCAGAACATTCAGCTGTCGAACAGCTCGGATCTGACTCCAAACCTGGAAGCGATTCTGGAAACGCAGCCGGACCTGATTGTTCTTCAGCAGTATTTTACGGATGAGAAAGGTTACCAGGAGTTGAGCAAGATCGCTCCGACTATCGCCTTTAAGCCGGACGACTGGAAAACGTCGATTACGGAGATTGGCAAAGCTCTGGGACTGGAAGATAAAGCCCAGGAAGTGATCAAGGCGAGCGAAGACAAGATTGCTTCTGCCAAAGGCGAGATTGTATCCGCGGTAGGCGAGGACAAGTCGGTTCTCTACATTCGTCCGTCGGACAAAGACCTGCAGGTATTCTTCCCGAGCTTTATGCCGCTGCTGTACGAGAAGCTGGGCCTCAAGCCGGACGTAAGCGTAGCGGATTTCCAGAAGGAAGCGGAGGATGATTGGGGAGTTAACACCTCCCTGGAGAAGCTTCCTTCGATTAAGGCGGATTATGTCTTCGCCATCTATGGCGGCTCGATCAGCTCGCAGGAGGATTACGAGAAGGAAGTTGCGGCGCAATCGGAGGTTGAGAAGCTGCAGGTATGGAAGGCTATGCCGGCCGTGCAACAGAACCATGTCTTCAAAGTATCTGCAAGAACATGGATGTCCTCCGGCCCGATTGCCGAAGGCCATATCATCGATGATACGGTAGCTGCGGTTACCGGCAAGAAGTAA
- a CDS encoding helix-turn-helix domain-containing protein, translating to MERSSNSGNGQAAAKVRNDSLGRVWFRLLDSRSNSDLPAFQILYEAATMLAFIAMDGNPGQLILDGVPYPLDKESAYLVVPGQRVELRFDRAEERRLYELQFDLTGSAEDCDIVLNQLQERKKLSLAADCTASSISEKINRHWQSSDKADRFASQAAFQELLHAVFKRHGQNVDALEKVRAHMQLHYRKDLSIDSLADLADMSRYYFMRSFKEKFGQSAKDYLSELRTNEAKRLLEEGGAPGGVAEAVGYKDPLYFSSQFKKLVGLSPKAYSLNRQCKVAAYSWPNIGHLLALQIIPFASPIDQSWTDDYRRKYRFDVKVPLSHDYDFNRLALERAKPDRIIGLDEMVPEDEKEKLRRIAPCLFLRWHPDDWRTHLRNTAEFLERKKEAERWLSRYEEQAASVRKHVPATFRQGKLLIMTITPDQIRVWGRKAGTVLYDDLRIDCAPGIESIPFMLDFKASDDVKWFDANTILISVSKDRQSQEEWERLQRTDAWRELAAVKNGNVHQAPSQAWLKEPYLEYSAYRHEQLLQELDMLFRAL from the coding sequence ATGGAGCGTAGTTCAAATTCGGGGAACGGACAAGCCGCCGCAAAAGTGAGGAACGATTCGCTTGGCCGTGTATGGTTCCGGCTGCTGGACAGCCGCAGCAATTCTGATCTGCCCGCGTTTCAGATCCTATATGAGGCGGCAACCATGCTTGCGTTTATCGCCATGGACGGAAATCCCGGACAGCTTATTCTGGATGGCGTACCATATCCCCTGGACAAAGAGTCGGCTTATCTGGTTGTACCTGGACAAAGAGTGGAACTGCGATTCGATAGAGCTGAAGAGAGACGGCTGTATGAGCTTCAGTTTGATCTGACGGGTTCGGCCGAAGACTGCGATATCGTGTTAAACCAGCTGCAGGAGCGAAAAAAGCTGAGCCTGGCTGCAGACTGTACGGCGTCTTCCATTAGCGAGAAGATTAATCGCCATTGGCAGTCGTCCGATAAGGCAGACCGGTTTGCCAGTCAGGCGGCTTTTCAAGAGCTTTTGCACGCTGTATTTAAAAGGCATGGCCAGAATGTGGACGCGCTGGAGAAGGTGCGGGCTCATATGCAGCTTCATTATAGAAAAGACTTGTCGATCGACAGCTTGGCGGATTTGGCGGATATGAGCCGTTATTACTTCATGAGGTCGTTTAAGGAGAAATTCGGACAAAGCGCCAAGGATTATTTGTCGGAGCTTCGCACAAACGAGGCAAAAAGGCTGCTGGAGGAGGGGGGCGCGCCGGGGGGCGTGGCCGAAGCGGTGGGCTACAAGGATCCGTTATACTTCAGCAGCCAGTTCAAGAAGCTGGTAGGCCTATCGCCTAAAGCCTACTCCTTGAACCGCCAATGCAAAGTAGCCGCTTACAGCTGGCCGAATATAGGGCATCTACTTGCGCTTCAGATTATTCCGTTCGCCTCGCCAATCGATCAGAGCTGGACGGATGATTACCGGCGCAAATACCGTTTCGATGTCAAGGTGCCGCTTAGTCACGATTACGACTTTAACCGGCTTGCGCTGGAGAGGGCAAAGCCGGACCGGATTATCGGGCTTGACGAAATGGTTCCCGAGGACGAGAAAGAAAAGCTCCGCCGTATCGCTCCTTGCTTGTTCCTCCGTTGGCATCCGGATGATTGGAGGACGCATCTAAGAAATACGGCCGAATTTCTGGAAAGGAAGAAGGAGGCGGAACGCTGGCTTTCCCGTTACGAAGAGCAGGCAGCGTCAGTGCGTAAGCATGTTCCCGCCACATTCCGCCAAGGAAAGCTGCTTATTATGACCATTACGCCGGATCAAATACGGGTCTGGGGCAGAAAGGCAGGCACGGTGCTGTATGACGACCTGCGGATTGATTGCGCTCCCGGCATTGAAAGCATTCCGTTTATGCTCGATTTCAAGGCTAGCGACGATGTGAAATGGTTTGATGCCAACACGATCTTAATCAGCGTCTCGAAGGACCGGCAGTCTCAGGAGGAGTGGGAGCGGCTGCAGCGTACGGATGCCTGGAGGGAACTCGCCGCGGTCAAGAACGGAAACGTTCATCAAGCGCCAAGCCAGGCATGGCTGAAGGAGCCGTATCTTGAATATTCGGCCTATCGGCATGAGCAGCTGCTCCAAGAGCTCGACATGTTATTTCGTGCTCTGTAA
- a CDS encoding glycoside hydrolase family 2 protein, producing MASTHKYVKDYPRPQWVRDEWQLLNGEWGFRFDDSFEGERSKWYSKLDADRTIQVPFTYETKASGIGEETFHPCVWYERNVAIPEETGDKRVILHFQAVDYLAKLWVNGMYIGSHEGGYAAFSFDITDAVQVGGDNRITLRVEDSNSTMQPRGKQRWIEKNYGCWYVQTTGIWQSVWLEYVDGNYVDRAKITPKLEEAAVTLEYELGSTIRSFDGLTLQTVIRYDGNLIRSSETNVDRKFLKVELSVMNDVNEWKIHSWHPNHPNLYDVEIILKKDGQPVDTVYSYFGMRRIQIKGDRILLNKQPLYQRLLLDQGYWEDTHLTPPSEEAIIEDIDKTLALGFNGVRKHQKLEDPRYLYWADRKGLLVWSEIPATYEFGDDAVERFTKEWMEVVRQHYNHPSIVTWVPFNESWGIGQIFTDRKQQQFTESIYHLTKSYDQMRPVVVNDGWEHTISDIITLHDYEELGSVLEARYKDKDALLSNDFAHDKHRYPFANGYSYKGQPVIISEYGGIAFTSESGWGYGNQVKNEEDFLVRYEGITQAIKNLEYVSGFCYTQITDVQQEVNGLLTINREPKIAMEKIRKINLQ from the coding sequence ATGGCTAGTACGCACAAGTATGTGAAGGATTATCCGCGTCCGCAGTGGGTGCGCGACGAATGGCAATTGTTAAACGGCGAATGGGGCTTCCGCTTCGATGATTCGTTTGAAGGCGAACGCAGCAAATGGTACAGCAAGCTGGATGCGGACCGGACGATTCAAGTCCCGTTTACATATGAGACCAAAGCGAGCGGCATTGGCGAGGAGACATTCCATCCATGCGTATGGTATGAGCGGAATGTTGCAATTCCGGAAGAAACGGGAGACAAACGCGTCATCCTCCATTTCCAGGCCGTTGATTATTTGGCAAAGCTGTGGGTAAACGGCATGTATATCGGTTCGCATGAAGGCGGGTATGCGGCATTCTCCTTCGATATTACGGATGCCGTGCAGGTTGGCGGGGATAACCGCATCACGCTCCGCGTCGAAGACAGCAACAGCACGATGCAGCCGCGCGGCAAGCAGCGCTGGATCGAGAAGAACTACGGCTGCTGGTACGTGCAGACAACCGGGATCTGGCAGTCCGTGTGGCTGGAATACGTCGACGGCAACTATGTGGACAGAGCTAAAATTACGCCAAAGCTGGAAGAAGCGGCGGTTACGCTCGAATACGAGCTTGGCAGCACGATTCGTTCCTTCGACGGCTTGACGCTCCAGACCGTTATTCGTTACGACGGGAACCTGATCCGTTCCTCGGAAACCAATGTTGACCGCAAGTTCTTAAAGGTAGAGCTTAGCGTCATGAACGACGTCAACGAATGGAAAATCCATTCCTGGCATCCGAATCATCCGAATTTGTACGATGTGGAGATTATTCTGAAGAAGGACGGCCAGCCGGTAGACACCGTATACTCCTACTTCGGCATGCGCCGCATCCAGATTAAAGGCGACCGCATCCTGCTGAACAAGCAGCCGCTATACCAACGCCTTCTGCTCGATCAAGGCTACTGGGAAGATACGCATCTGACTCCGCCTTCCGAAGAAGCCATCATTGAGGATATCGATAAAACGCTGGCGCTTGGCTTCAACGGCGTGCGCAAGCATCAGAAGCTCGAGGACCCGAGATACCTGTACTGGGCGGACCGCAAGGGCCTTCTCGTCTGGTCGGAGATTCCCGCCACTTACGAATTCGGAGATGACGCCGTAGAGCGGTTCACGAAGGAATGGATGGAGGTTGTCCGCCAGCATTATAACCACCCTTCCATTGTGACATGGGTACCGTTTAACGAATCATGGGGAATCGGGCAAATCTTCACTGACCGGAAGCAGCAGCAATTTACCGAATCGATCTATCATCTGACCAAATCCTACGATCAGATGAGACCTGTAGTCGTGAACGACGGATGGGAGCACACGATCTCGGATATTATCACGCTTCATGATTACGAGGAGCTGGGCTCCGTGCTCGAAGCCCGATACAAAGACAAGGATGCGCTGCTCAGCAACGACTTCGCGCATGACAAACACCGCTATCCGTTCGCTAACGGATACAGCTACAAAGGCCAGCCGGTTATCATTAGCGAATACGGCGGTATCGCATTTACGAGCGAATCCGGTTGGGGCTATGGCAACCAAGTAAAAAATGAAGAAGATTTTTTAGTGCGTTATGAAGGAATTACCCAAGCAATCAAGAATCTCGAATATGTAAGCGGATTCTGCTACACGCAAATTACGGACGTGCAGCAGGAGGTTAACGGCTTGCTTACGATTAACCGGGAGCCTAAGATTGCTATGGAGAAGATCAGAAAAATCAATCTGCAGTAA
- a CDS encoding Gfo/Idh/MocA family protein: MSKMQRIGIIGSGGIASAHVRAYKQLHDVEIVAVADVIPGKADQFVTREQLPGAIGFDDHRRLLELDLDGVSICTPNASHHVTTVDALRAGKNVLLEKPMSVTLDEAIDMVQVANETGNMLTIGFQPRYDPNMKVVNEIVQSGKLGKVYYVETGGGRRRGMPGGTFISKQLAGAGAMADIGCYSLDMALNALGYPKPLTVSAYTSNYFGTNPIHHPEASKFEVEDFGVALVRFENDLVLQFKISWAMHMDTLGSTMFLGTEGGLKVNPYGTGNWSGVWDGRVGDMKLFHDFMGKQTETPVPVTNTDLNLFNEKVRDFSEAVREGRPAPIPGSQIVIQQAIIDGVLRSSAAKREVAIELPF; this comes from the coding sequence ATGTCAAAAATGCAACGTATTGGAATTATCGGCAGCGGCGGCATCGCTTCTGCTCACGTAAGAGCTTACAAACAGCTTCACGACGTTGAGATTGTCGCCGTAGCCGATGTCATTCCGGGTAAAGCGGATCAATTCGTTACGCGCGAGCAATTGCCGGGAGCCATCGGCTTCGATGATCATCGCAGGCTCCTTGAGCTTGATCTGGACGGGGTCAGCATCTGTACGCCAAATGCCTCCCATCACGTAACAACCGTTGACGCGCTGCGCGCGGGCAAAAATGTCCTGCTCGAAAAGCCAATGTCCGTTACCTTGGACGAGGCCATCGATATGGTTCAAGTCGCCAACGAAACGGGTAATATGCTGACAATCGGTTTTCAGCCCCGTTATGATCCAAACATGAAGGTCGTTAACGAAATCGTCCAATCCGGCAAGCTCGGCAAGGTCTATTACGTGGAGACCGGCGGCGGCCGCAGACGCGGCATGCCCGGCGGCACGTTTATCAGCAAGCAGCTCGCCGGAGCCGGCGCTATGGCGGATATCGGCTGCTACTCGCTCGATATGGCGCTTAATGCGCTTGGTTATCCCAAGCCGCTTACGGTTTCGGCTTATACTTCCAACTATTTCGGCACTAATCCCATTCATCATCCGGAAGCGAGCAAATTCGAGGTTGAGGATTTTGGAGTAGCGCTTGTACGCTTCGAGAATGATCTGGTGCTTCAATTCAAGATCTCATGGGCTATGCATATGGATACGCTTGGCTCCACCATGTTCCTTGGAACGGAAGGCGGACTTAAAGTGAATCCATACGGCACGGGCAATTGGTCCGGCGTCTGGGATGGCCGCGTTGGCGATATGAAGCTGTTCCATGACTTTATGGGCAAACAGACTGAAACGCCGGTCCCGGTTACGAATACCGACCTTAACCTCTTCAACGAGAAGGTACGGGATTTCTCCGAAGCCGTACGCGAAGGACGCCCTGCCCCTATTCCGGGCTCGCAGATCGTCATTCAACAAGCCATTATCGACGGAGTGCTCCGCTCCTCGGCCGCTAAACGCGAGGTTGCTATCGAGCTTCCGTTTTAA
- a CDS encoding helix-turn-helix transcriptional regulator produces the protein MKLERLISIIYLLLNNEVVSASELSCKYGVSQRTIYRDIEAICAAGIPVVSYQGVNGGYGIMKEYKMDKSLLSSDDIASIITLLKSTTTLFEDERVQETIHRLKTVQADNGKAPSLTMDLGSWRSYTAHLRTLHSAINGRRLVRFHYMNAKDERQDRLVEPVSLLLKYNAWYLYGYCRSRDDYRVFKLTRMSELLALTECYERKHNIHTEDILSGGGNQEQEQTRHAVIHFTAGSLARVLDEFYLDEKRFNDDGTLTLTITQAIDTDWLIEKLLGFGEDALVLEPPVLKQRIKEKIGKMLTRYEEV, from the coding sequence TTGAAGCTGGAAAGATTAATCTCGATCATCTATCTGCTGCTCAATAATGAAGTGGTGTCCGCATCGGAATTGTCTTGCAAATACGGCGTTTCGCAAAGAACCATCTACAGGGACATCGAGGCGATCTGCGCGGCGGGCATTCCCGTTGTCTCCTATCAGGGCGTGAATGGCGGATACGGCATTATGAAGGAATACAAGATGGACAAAAGCCTGCTCAGTTCGGATGACATCGCCTCGATAATTACTCTTCTCAAGAGCACGACTACTTTATTCGAGGACGAGCGGGTTCAGGAGACGATTCATCGACTGAAGACCGTTCAAGCCGATAACGGCAAAGCCCCAAGCCTGACGATGGATCTCGGCAGCTGGAGATCGTACACGGCCCACCTTCGCACTCTCCACTCCGCCATTAACGGCCGCCGGCTTGTCCGCTTCCACTACATGAATGCGAAGGACGAACGCCAGGACCGCCTAGTCGAGCCAGTCAGTCTGCTGCTCAAATACAATGCCTGGTATTTATATGGCTACTGCCGCTCCAGGGACGACTACCGGGTGTTTAAGCTGACTAGGATGTCGGAGCTGCTGGCCTTGACGGAATGCTACGAGCGGAAGCATAACATCCATACCGAGGATATTCTCTCCGGAGGCGGCAATCAGGAGCAGGAGCAGACCAGGCATGCCGTCATCCATTTTACGGCCGGGTCGCTTGCAAGGGTGCTTGATGAATTTTATTTGGACGAGAAACGGTTTAACGATGACGGCACGCTTACGCTGACGATTACTCAGGCGATCGACACGGACTGGCTGATCGAGAAGCTGCTTGGCTTTGGCGAGGACGCTCTTGTACTGGAACCGCCTGTGCTTAAGCAACGAATCAAAGAAAAAATTGGAAAAATGTTAACCCGTTATGAAGAAGTGTGA
- a CDS encoding EamA family transporter: protein MKLWHYALIVCLGGCCYGVLSTFVKLAYAAGFSVSAVTGGQYLFGAVLSWLIVLLVNRKAPTRKQTVKLMLSGIPFGLTGIFYYQALQTLNASLAIVILFQFVWIGTLLEWLLLKKKPTRNKLMSITLTLIGSVLAANILFQGNMSLSWTGCVWGLLAALTFSTFVFLSSTVERSTPPLLKSALLSTGGLITIFIVFPPTFLLDWHVVTGLLPYGLALGVFGVVLPPLLFSIGMPHVGSGLGTILTASELPIVVILSSFVLAEPISAPQWIGVVIILSGIVSSNLRLRKSDQPSLAA, encoded by the coding sequence ATGAAATTATGGCACTACGCGTTAATCGTATGTTTGGGAGGCTGCTGTTACGGGGTTTTGTCCACCTTTGTGAAACTGGCGTACGCGGCGGGTTTTTCCGTCTCCGCGGTAACCGGCGGGCAGTATCTTTTTGGGGCGGTGCTAAGCTGGCTGATTGTACTTCTCGTTAACAGGAAAGCGCCAACCCGCAAACAAACCGTAAAGCTAATGTTATCCGGAATTCCGTTTGGATTAACGGGCATTTTTTATTATCAAGCCTTGCAGACGCTTAATGCCTCGCTGGCTATTGTCATTTTATTTCAATTCGTTTGGATCGGAACGTTGCTGGAGTGGCTGCTGCTTAAGAAAAAACCGACAAGAAATAAGCTGATGTCCATTACGCTCACGCTGATCGGTTCCGTTCTAGCCGCCAATATTCTGTTTCAGGGAAACATGTCGCTGTCATGGACGGGATGCGTGTGGGGATTGCTTGCCGCTTTGACCTTTTCTACTTTTGTCTTTCTCAGCAGCACGGTCGAGAGATCAACTCCTCCCCTATTAAAAAGCGCTCTTCTTTCCACGGGTGGCCTTATAACGATATTTATCGTGTTCCCGCCGACCTTTTTATTGGATTGGCATGTCGTAACGGGGCTGCTCCCTTACGGATTAGCGCTAGGCGTATTTGGGGTCGTGCTTCCTCCCCTTCTGTTCTCGATTGGCATGCCGCATGTCGGCTCGGGGTTAGGAACGATTCTGACCGCATCTGAACTGCCGATTGTCGTTATTCTTTCCTCATTCGTGCTTGCGGAACCAATAAGCGCGCCGCAATGGATTGGCGTTGTCATTATTTTAAGCGGGATTGTCAGCAGCAACCTTCGTTTAAGGAAATCAGACCAGCCATCCTTAGCCGCTTAA
- a CDS encoding alpha/beta hydrolase family protein produces the protein MSGTNHKIVSLAGVTCLQVDPIGQSVGTVILYHGWGSAQESYLFFASIVSGWGYTVIVPELLHHGYRGTLNYADPAVLEQTFLEIVLQGSKEAVEMAERLGGPSGGKIGIIGHSAGGFVAAGAFAKNTDIAAAVVINGSCAWTEFYEAYLKYAGKPALSEEERAALEKHDPISLLNFEDERGLLLLHGKEDTTVPIHSQRYFMDKKACAAPERLRMVEYSGVNHQITLKMLEQAKLWLDSHLRAN, from the coding sequence ATGAGCGGCACTAATCATAAAATAGTCAGTCTTGCCGGCGTCACCTGTCTGCAGGTTGATCCCATCGGGCAATCGGTCGGGACCGTCATTTTATATCATGGATGGGGCTCCGCGCAGGAAAGCTATTTATTTTTTGCTTCCATCGTTTCGGGGTGGGGTTATACGGTCATTGTTCCGGAGCTCCTCCATCACGGCTATCGAGGCACTTTGAATTATGCGGATCCCGCCGTACTTGAACAGACCTTCCTCGAAATCGTTCTTCAAGGCTCCAAGGAAGCCGTGGAAATGGCTGAACGGCTTGGCGGGCCAAGCGGCGGCAAAATCGGCATTATCGGTCATTCCGCGGGAGGTTTCGTAGCTGCGGGAGCGTTCGCAAAAAATACGGATATTGCGGCGGCTGTCGTTATTAACGGCTCCTGCGCATGGACGGAATTTTATGAAGCATATCTGAAATACGCCGGAAAGCCGGCCTTAAGCGAAGAAGAACGTGCCGCTCTCGAGAAGCATGATCCGATTTCTTTATTGAACTTTGAGGATGAGAGAGGATTATTGCTGCTGCACGGAAAAGAGGATACAACGGTACCGATTCACAGCCAGCGTTATTTTATGGATAAAAAGGCCTGCGCCGCTCCCGAGCGTCTCCGTATGGTTGAGTACAGCGGTGTCAACCATCAGATCACGCTCAAGATGCTGGAGCAGGCCAAGCTATGGCTGGACAGCCATCTTCGGGCAAATTAA
- a CDS encoding bifunctional 4-hydroxy-2-oxoglutarate aldolase/2-dehydro-3-deoxy-phosphogluconate aldolase, with product MSKMLDLLLEHKIVAILRGIEDHQADAAGQAMIDGGIRLMEITMNTPGAAVMIERWRSRFDGQAAVGAGTVLDAEMAKTAVAAGAQFLISPNLDEEVIAYGNERGVSVWPGVMTPTEIVKAWKAGAEAVKLFPMGTLGTKYLSEIRGPLDSIPIMATGGVDLHNIADYFAAGANAVGMGGKLLNLDWVREGRFDLITGRARQFVEAVSKL from the coding sequence ATGAGTAAAATGCTGGATTTGCTGCTTGAGCACAAGATTGTGGCGATTTTGAGAGGCATAGAGGACCATCAAGCGGACGCTGCCGGACAAGCCATGATTGACGGCGGCATTCGTCTAATGGAAATTACGATGAACACGCCTGGCGCGGCCGTGATGATCGAACGCTGGCGCAGCCGCTTTGACGGACAGGCCGCAGTAGGGGCGGGTACCGTGCTGGATGCGGAGATGGCGAAGACTGCCGTCGCCGCAGGCGCGCAATTCCTGATCTCGCCGAATCTCGATGAAGAAGTCATTGCTTACGGAAACGAAAGAGGAGTTTCGGTATGGCCGGGCGTCATGACTCCGACGGAAATCGTAAAAGCCTGGAAGGCCGGTGCCGAAGCGGTAAAGCTGTTCCCGATGGGGACGCTTGGCACCAAATACTTATCGGAAATTCGCGGACCGCTTGATTCCATACCGATTATGGCGACCGGCGGCGTAGACCTGCATAATATCGCCGATTATTTTGCCGCGGGTGCCAATGCGGTCGGAATGGGCGGCAAGCTGCTGAATCTGGACTGGGTGCGCGAGGGAAGATTCGATCTAATAACGGGCCGCGCACGCCAGTTTGTTGAAGCCGTAAGCAAGCTTTAG
- the mutY gene encoding A/G-specific adenine glycosylase, which translates to MEAINKEEAKAYFSRELLTWYRRIKRDLPWRMNQDPYRVWVSEIMLQQTRVDTVIPYYERFMNKFPTVRALAEAPEPEVLKCWEGLGYYSRARNLQAGAREVVERYGGIVPDDKVAVAGLKGVGPYTTGAIMSIAFNRPEPAVDGNVMRVLSRYFCLEDDIAKPATRVGIEKLAVSLIPEGAAGDFNQALMELGALVCTPKSPSCLPCPVMEHCEARLAGRETELPIKTKAKPPRPEKRVAAIIAGTGVYEGKILVRQRPETGLLAQMWELPHLLVPKEQEQIVDAAPETDGSTAAAGEWLTRSMEEETGLLVRPERWFMDADHVFSHIHWKMRIYLADLGALAGAGEAAAGASLAAETAAAYEAGGKQGEYRWIGPEDMETLAFPNLFIRILREYWT; encoded by the coding sequence ATGGAAGCGATTAATAAGGAAGAGGCAAAAGCTTACTTCAGCCGCGAGCTGCTCACCTGGTACCGGAGAATCAAGCGGGATCTGCCATGGCGGATGAATCAGGATCCATACCGCGTATGGGTATCGGAAATTATGCTGCAGCAGACCCGGGTGGACACGGTTATTCCTTACTACGAGCGGTTTATGAATAAATTTCCTACGGTACGCGCGCTTGCCGAAGCGCCGGAGCCGGAAGTGCTGAAGTGCTGGGAAGGACTCGGTTATTATTCGCGCGCCCGCAATTTGCAGGCTGGAGCACGCGAAGTCGTCGAACGGTACGGCGGTATTGTGCCTGATGATAAAGTGGCGGTGGCGGGACTTAAAGGCGTTGGCCCTTATACAACCGGCGCGATTATGAGCATTGCCTTTAACCGTCCGGAGCCTGCGGTAGACGGCAACGTCATGCGGGTTCTATCAAGGTACTTCTGCCTTGAGGACGATATTGCGAAGCCTGCGACACGCGTCGGTATTGAAAAGCTTGCGGTATCCCTCATTCCGGAAGGGGCGGCCGGGGATTTCAACCAGGCGCTGATGGAGCTTGGAGCACTTGTCTGTACGCCAAAATCGCCAAGCTGCCTGCCCTGTCCGGTGATGGAGCATTGCGAGGCTCGTCTTGCCGGCCGCGAAACGGAGCTGCCGATCAAGACGAAGGCGAAGCCGCCTCGTCCGGAAAAACGGGTTGCCGCGATTATCGCCGGTACCGGCGTGTATGAAGGCAAGATTCTAGTGCGCCAGCGTCCGGAGACCGGATTACTCGCGCAGATGTGGGAGCTTCCTCATTTGCTCGTGCCGAAGGAGCAGGAGCAAATCGTTGATGCCGCTCCCGAGACAGACGGCAGTACGGCGGCCGCGGGCGAGTGGCTGACGCGGTCGATGGAAGAAGAGACAGGCCTCTTGGTCCGTCCGGAGCGCTGGTTTATGGATGCGGATCATGTATTTAGCCATATTCATTGGAAAATGAGAATTTACCTGGCTGACCTTGGTGCACTTGCGGGGGCCGGAGAAGCGGCTGCCGGCGCAAGCCTGGCTGCGGAGACTGCGGCCGCTTATGAAGCAGGCGGCAAGCAGGGCGAATACCGGTGGATTGGTCCTGAGGATATGGAAACATTGGCTTTTCCGAATTTATTCATTCGCATATTGCGGGAATATTGGACGTAA